In one window of Pseudobdellovibrionaceae bacterium DNA:
- a CDS encoding DUF2203 family protein, producing MLGPQVVEICRQGKVSIDTANERVAVIWRFTKTQSQLVDRLIAQLEAVNHDQLDRVNELETEINDLINRWHSKIRKLGGCPKGLWMADFDSGDGYFSWKFPEREILYWRPYEDGFADRMPVEKWLRRRNLQATAYAASILP from the coding sequence ATGCTGGGGCCGCAGGTCGTAGAAATTTGCCGGCAAGGCAAAGTCAGCATTGATACAGCCAATGAACGGGTGGCTGTGATTTGGCGTTTTACTAAAACTCAAAGTCAACTCGTGGACAGGCTTATTGCTCAATTGGAGGCGGTTAATCACGACCAGCTGGATCGGGTCAACGAACTTGAGACAGAGATCAATGATCTTATTAATCGTTGGCACTCAAAAATACGTAAGTTGGGTGGTTGTCCCAAGGGTTTGTGGATGGCCGACTTCGACTCCGGAGATGGGTATTTCAGTTGGAAATTTCCGGAGCGTGAAATCCTCTATTGGCGGCCCTATGAAGACGGTTTCGCCGATCGAATGCCGGTCGAAAAGTGGTTGCGTCGCCGGAATCTCCAAGCCACAGCGTATGCGGCTTCGATTTTGCCGTAA